In Candidatus Polarisedimenticolia bacterium, the sequence CAGGATCAAGGCCTTGCGGGTCGGCTCGCCGAACTCCTTCAATCCGCGCAGTACGAAGGCCGCGGCCAGCGCCTCGAAGCTGCGCGAGACGAGCAACGCCAGCGGGAAAAGCGTGAAGAAGACGAAGGTGAGCACGACGAACGGCTTCTTGTGGGATCGGTCGGCGAAGAAGGCCACCGGCAGGTAGACGAGCGCGGCGGTGGTCATCTCGATCGTCCGCAGGATGCCAAACTGCAAGGCGCTCACCGGTCCGCCATGGCCCGGGCCTGCTCCCTGCGCGGCTCCGACCGCCCAGATCACCACGAAGGCATAGGGAATCTGCTCGCAGAAGCGGACGAGGATGTCGGCGGTGAGCAGGCTCCTCAGGTCGGGGCTCATCTCCTTCCACAGACGGAAAGGATTGCGCTCGGCCGCCGCATGCTTTCCATCCCGAGCCTTCGAATCGTCTTCGATCAGCAGCTGCTGGAAGATGGCCGCGACGATCGCCATCGCCAGCGCGGCGACGAAGGAGAGGCGGATGCCGCGCTCGACGCCCCACCAGCCGATGAACAGCCCGCCCAGGATCGGTCCCAGCGCCATCGGCACCCGGCGCACCAACGAGTGCATCGACACTCCCATCGTCCGCTTGTGGGCCGGCAGCGCCTTCGCGACGAGCCCCATCGTCGCCGGCAGCGAGATGGCGGACCAGGAGAGGAACAGCGCGGCGCCGCCGAGGACCGCCGGCCAGGCCGGCACCAGAATGACGACGAGAAAGCCGGCCATGCTGAGGAGGTTGAACAGGAGCAGCGCGCGCTTCGTTCCGAGACGATCGCTCAGGTAGCCGCCGGGGAAGGCGTAGAGCGCGCCGAGGAGATTGTCCATTCCATTCAGGAAGCCGACCGAAAGGAAGCCGCCGCCGAGCGCCATGAGATAAAGCGGCAGGAACTGCTCCGCCATGTTCTCGCCCATCCCGACCAGGACGGCCATCCCCAGCATCCCGACGATGCTGCGGCGCAGCCCGAGCGCCCGCGTCAAGCGGCCCAGCCGCGAGGATGGGGTCGATTCGATCGAGATGCTCACGCCCGCGCCTCTCGGAAGCCTCGATGAAAGCGGCGAGATTACTGCGACGGTTGTCCGATGGGTGGACCCGGCGGCGCGGTGGAAGGAAGCGGCCGGGGCGCATTGTGGGTCGGATCAGCCAGGAACAGGCGGATCTCGCGATCCAGGCGACGTGCCATGGCGCTCTGCCCGGTGGCCACTCGACGGCGTACTTCCTCAACGCCTGCCAGCGCCGCGGATTGCACTTCGGGAGTTGCCGCCGCGTCGGCCATCAGGAGCATCAGCCGCTGGGCGATCTCGGTCTGCACGACCTCCGCCAGATCGCCGCCCGCTGCCTTGCCCGCCGGGGCAAAGGCGGTGCTCACCATCGACGAGATGACATCGCGCGGCGAGAGACCGCCTGTCTTTTGATGCGCCAGGACCGCCAGCCGCTGCATGCGCTGCGGGTCGAGCAGGCCGCCGGCGACAATACCAGCCACCGCGCGCGCGCCATCCTGTGGGCTGAAGAGATAGCCGGCGGTGGAACCGAAGCGCTCCCGGTCGACCGTGTCGGCCTCCGGAGGCGCCAGCATCTTCCACAGGCCCGAGGCGATTTCGAGCTCTTCCGGCTGCAAGGCGCGCAGCACCAGCCGCAGCGCTTCGCGCTGGGCCTGGGCCGGCCATGGCACCACCGGCTCCTGTCCGTCGCCGCGCAGCGACGGCGGAACGCGGGCGCCGCCGATGACGTTGATCGCCGCGGCGAGCGCATAGCGGTGGAACAGGTAGACCAGCGGGAAGCGCGAGGCCAGCTCCGAGACCGGCTCGCCGGGACGCAGCAGCTCCGGCGAATAGCGTTTCAGCAAAGCGTCGCGCACCGGCATCACCTCGGCCAGCCAGGCGACCGGGTCGGCGCCGTCGTCGTAAGCGTTCCAGCGCGGATCATCGCCGCTTCCCCACACGACACCCTGGGCCAGGTGTCGCCGCACGATCGCCTCCAGCCGCTGCTGCTCCTGCGCCGGTCGCGCGCCGGTCGCCCCTTCCGAGTAGCCCCACTCGATGGCGAAGCGATCGTAGCTGCCGACGCCCTGCATGTAGGCATCGGAGAGATCGGGCGACCCATCGGGTCGCAAGTGGACGCGCGGCGCGAAGTAATCCATCACCGAGCCCCGGCCGAAGGTGCTGGCGATGAAGTTGTGCTCCAGCCCCAGGACGTGCCCCATCTCGTGGCAGGTCAGCAGCGCAAGGCGGTTCAGCATCACCGCCTCGGCACCGGTGCGCGGGTCGATGCCGTCCAGGGCCGCGAAGGGATCGAAGGCGGGCTCCGTGAGATTGGCCGACGGGATCATCGCCTCCCAGAAATTCCCGACCGTGCGCATGCGGTGCGAGTCCAGCTGCACGACGGCGTGCAGAATCTCTCCGGTGCGTGGATCGACGTGCGTCATTCCCACCGACCAGCCGCGTCCCGAGCGATTGGTCCACTGGATCGTCGGGTAGCGCAGGTCCATGGGGCTTATCCCCGCGGGCAGGTCGTCGATCCGCAACGCGTTCTCGAAGCCGGCCTGCCGGAATGCGTCGTTCCACCAGAGCGCGCCGCGGCGCAGCGCGGAGCGCATCGGCTCCGGCACCGCCGGGTCGAGAAAGAAGACGATGGGCTTCACCGGCTCGCTGACCGGCGCCCGCGGATCCTTCTTCTGGAGCCGCCAGCGCTCGATGAAGCTGCGCGCCAGCGGGCGGTCGAAAGGCTGCGAGAAGTCCTGGAAAGGGGCGGGAATGAATCCGACGCGCGGATCCGACTCGCGCGGCTCGAAGCCGGGAGGCGGCAGCGCCACGAAGGAATGGTGCTGGCGCAGGCTCAGTGTACGGGAATCCGGCTGGTTGAGATCGGCCCCTCCTTCCGAAGCAAAAGTGAGCAGGGCCTCGATTTCGGTGTTCAGCGGGTAGCTGCCGGAATTCTCCATATCGACGACGCTGCGCGACTCGTCCAGATGCCAGCTGCCTTGCGAGGACTCCTGGCGGACCAGCCGGCCGTTCACCGCCTGGGTCGGGCTGCTCAGCTGCGACAGGAGGCTGGCCGCGTCGCGCAGGATCAGCGGGTTGGCGTTGACCAGCAGCGTGCCCGACTCTTCCGCTTCGATCGGCAGGGCAGCAAGCACCGAGATGGGGAAGCTCTTCTCCACCGACTGCTTCAATGCGTCGCTGCCGCCATCGGCACGGAAGGCCGGGTTCTCCTGGATCACAAGCAGGCGCGGGCCGGAGCGCTGCAGGCGGATGAGAGCGCCGGCCGTGAGGCTGCTGCGATCGGCGAACAGCCGGGTCGAGCCGACGCCGGTGCCGAAGCCGGTGAAATAGAGGAGCTCCTGCTCTCGGAGCCGCGGCGACAGCTCGAACAGCAGCATCCCTTTGCTCGAATCCCAGAAGATGGGAATGAAACCGTCGGAGCGCTTCAACCCGGCGGTGCGCCCGGCGAGCGTCGGTGGTCCCGCCGCTCCTGTCGCCTCCTTTTTCGATTCCTTCGCCTGGATCACCGGAACGAGGCCCGGCAAGACGAGGCACAGGAGAATCGCCGCGCAGAGGAACAAGGTCTTCATGACGCGCGCCTTGATGGCGCGCACGAGCGCCTGGGAGGGAGCGCGCGAGCGCCGCGGACGGCGGGCGGCAATGCGAGCTCCGATGCGGGAACGATCTGCCGGCCGTCCAGTCGGACCAGGAAGCGCCAGGGCTTCGATTTCCAGGGCTCGGGAACGGTGTTGAGACCGATGCGAGGGCCGGTCAGCACGCGCCGCCGGGCGATCGTGATCCCGGGCTCGATCCAGAGACCCGAGGCCTTGCGGGTCAGGTCGGCGCCATTCTCGGCGCGGCCAATCGCCAGCGCCTGGGTCAGCTTCGCGGGACCGTCGTAGCCGGGTCGACCGCGCCGCTGTGACATCAGATCGATTCCTTCATCGGGAACGATGGCCCGGATCAGCAC encodes:
- a CDS encoding zinc-dependent metalloprotease produces the protein MKTLFLCAAILLCLVLPGLVPVIQAKESKKEATGAAGPPTLAGRTAGLKRSDGFIPIFWDSSKGMLLFELSPRLREQELLYFTGFGTGVGSTRLFADRSSLTAGALIRLQRSGPRLLVIQENPAFRADGGSDALKQSVEKSFPISVLAALPIEAEESGTLLVNANPLILRDAASLLSQLSSPTQAVNGRLVRQESSQGSWHLDESRSVVDMENSGSYPLNTEIEALLTFASEGGADLNQPDSRTLSLRQHHSFVALPPPGFEPRESDPRVGFIPAPFQDFSQPFDRPLARSFIERWRLQKKDPRAPVSEPVKPIVFFLDPAVPEPMRSALRRGALWWNDAFRQAGFENALRIDDLPAGISPMDLRYPTIQWTNRSGRGWSVGMTHVDPRTGEILHAVVQLDSHRMRTVGNFWEAMIPSANLTEPAFDPFAALDGIDPRTGAEAVMLNRLALLTCHEMGHVLGLEHNFIASTFGRGSVMDYFAPRVHLRPDGSPDLSDAYMQGVGSYDRFAIEWGYSEGATGARPAQEQQRLEAIVRRHLAQGVVWGSGDDPRWNAYDDGADPVAWLAEVMPVRDALLKRYSPELLRPGEPVSELASRFPLVYLFHRYALAAAINVIGGARVPPSLRGDGQEPVVPWPAQAQREALRLVLRALQPEELEIASGLWKMLAPPEADTVDRERFGSTAGYLFSPQDGARAVAGIVAGGLLDPQRMQRLAVLAHQKTGGLSPRDVISSMVSTAFAPAGKAAGGDLAEVVQTEIAQRLMLLMADAAATPEVQSAALAGVEEVRRRVATGQSAMARRLDREIRLFLADPTHNAPRPLPSTAPPGPPIGQPSQ
- a CDS encoding DNA-3-methyladenine glycosylase: MAIPLPRDFYRRSALIVARELLGARLVRLDDGMRLSGFITETEAYVGEEDLGCHAKAGRTARTAIMYGPPGHAYVYFTYGMHWLLNAVTDEVGSPAAVLIRAIVPDEGIDLMSQRRGRPGYDGPAKLTQALAIGRAENGADLTRKASGLWIEPGITIARRRVLTGPRIGLNTVPEPWKSKPWRFLVRLDGRQIVPASELALPPAVRGARALPPRRSCAPSRRAS
- a CDS encoding MFS transporter, producing MSISIESTPSSRLGRLTRALGLRRSIVGMLGMAVLVGMGENMAEQFLPLYLMALGGGFLSVGFLNGMDNLLGALYAFPGGYLSDRLGTKRALLLFNLLSMAGFLVVILVPAWPAVLGGAALFLSWSAISLPATMGLVAKALPAHKRTMGVSMHSLVRRVPMALGPILGGLFIGWWGVERGIRLSFVAALAMAIVAAIFQQLLIEDDSKARDGKHAAAERNPFRLWKEMSPDLRSLLTADILVRFCEQIPYAFVVIWAVGAAQGAGPGHGGPVSALQFGILRTIEMTTAALVYLPVAFFADRSHKKPFVVLTFVFFTLFPLALLVSRSFEALAAAFVLRGLKEFGEPTRKALILELSPEGRKAGTFGLYYLVRDLIVSVAAFGGALLWSISPRANLLTAFAFGAAGTLWFALRGKDLGMPATPTR